A DNA window from Zonotrichia leucophrys gambelii isolate GWCS_2022_RI chromosome 15, RI_Zleu_2.0, whole genome shotgun sequence contains the following coding sequences:
- the LOC135454609 gene encoding protein DGCR6, which translates to MARPGGFEAAEQQQQQQQEVPSRQQERHYRLLAELQALVKALPSACQQRLSYTTLSELALALLDGTVFEIVQGLLEIQHLTEKNLYSQRRQLHSEHRGLKQELFHRHKEAQQCCRPHNLPLLRAAQQREMEAMEQQIREEQRMMDEKIVLELDQKVIDQQSTLEKAGVSGFYITTNPQELTLQMNLLELIRKLQQKEAEAEKTFS; encoded by the exons ATGGCGCGGCCCGGCGGGTTCGAGGCGgccgagcagcagcagcagcagcagcaggaggtgccGTCCCGGCAGCAGGAGCGGCACTACCGGCTGCTGGCCGAGCTGCAGGCGCTTGTCAAGGCGCTGCCCAG TGCCTGCCAGCAGCGCCTCTCGTACACGACGTTGTCCGAGCTGGCGCTGGCGCTACTGGATGGGACCGTGTTCGAGAtcgtgcaggggctgctggagatcCAGCACCTCACCGAGAAGAACCTGTACAGCCAGCGGCGGCAGCTGCACAGCGAGCACCGCG GGCTGAAGCAGGAGCTGTTCCATCGGCACAAGGaggcccagcagtgctgcaggcccCACAACTTGCCATTGCTCCGTGCAGCCCAGCAGCGTGAGATGGAg GCTATGGAGCAACAGATCCGAGAGGAGCAGCGAATGATGGATGAGAAGATAGTCTTGGAATTGGACCAAAAAGTAATCGACCAGCAGAGCACCCTGGAGAAGGCCGGGGTGTCTGGCTTCTACATCACCACCAACCCCCAG GAGCTGACTCTACAGATGAATTTGCTGGAGCTGATTCggaagctgcagcagaaggaagctGAGGCTGAGAAGACTTTTTCCTGA
- the SLC7A4 gene encoding cationic amino acid transporter 4, with the protein MARWLPRSTDLTRFCQKLNRVKTLEDDMMETSFNRCLSTIDLTLLGIGGMVGSGLYVLTGTVAKEIAGPAVIVSFIIAGFASLLAALCYAEFGARVPKTGSAYMFTYVSVGEIWAFLIGWNVLLEYMIGGAAVARAWSGYLDSIFNHKIKNFTETHVGAWQVPFLAHYPDFLAAAILLVATAFISFGAKVSSWLNHVFSAISMGVILFILIMGFVLAQPKNWSTQEGGFAPYGLSGIMAGTATCFYAFVGFDVIAASSEEARNPQRAVPRAIAFSLGLATGAYILVSVVLTLMVPWHTLDPDSALADAFYRRGYAWAGFLVAAGSICAMNTVLLSNLFSLPRIVYAMAEDGLFFQVFSRVHPRTQVPVVGIVVFGLLMALLALVFDLEALVQFLSIGTLLAYTFVAASIIVLRFQQHKGDVPAAGAGGRPSAEPHEGLAGGELKEYESFSDKLNLVDRDKGKEQREPGQLKAAFEPYLEFLSDFYPGEVVTVAVVTLMVSAICLCSVLVFGNTHLHLPTWSYSLLLVLFSLGFLLSLLLIWAHEQQHSTQTFQIPLVPLSPALSIILNIYLMLKLSYMTWLRFAIWLLLGLLVYFGYGIWHSKENLREPRAQRVSARYVVFPGGSLEERVQAVQPSCQPAAGLPDTDTDDGKR; encoded by the exons ATGGCGAGATGGCTGCCCCGCTCCACCGACCTGACCCGCTTCTGCCAGAAGCTCAACCGGGTGAAGACCCTGGAGGATGACATGATGGAGACATCCTTTAACAGATGCCTTTCCACCATCGACTTGACGCTGCTGGGCATCGGGGGCATGGTGGGCTCTGGGCTGTATGTCCTCACGGGCACCGTGGCCAAGGAGATCGCCGGCCCCGCCGTCATCGTCTCCTTCATCATCGCCGGCTTTGCCTcactcctggctgctctctgctaTGCTGAGTTTGGAGCCCGTGTACCCAAGACAGGCTCTGCCTACATGTTCACCTATGTGTCCGTGGGTGAAATCTGGGCTTTCCTTATCGGCTGGAATGTGCTGCTGGAGTACATGATTGGGGGGGCTGCAGTGGCCAGGGCCTGGAGTGGCTATCTGGACTCCATCTTTAACCACAAGATCAAGAACTTCACTGAGACCCATGTGGGTGCCTGGCAGGTGCCATTCCTGGCCCACTATCCAGACTTCCTGGCAGCTGCCATCCTGCTGGTAGCTACTGCCTTCATCTCCTTTGGGGCCAAAGTGTCCTCCTGGCTCAACCACGTCTTCTCAGCCATCAGCATGGGTGTCATCCTCTTCATCCTCATTATGGGTTTTGTCCTCGCACAGCCCAAGAACTGGAGCACCCAGGAGGGTGGCTTTGCCCCATATGGGCTGTCGGGCATcatggctggcacagccacctgCTTCTATGCCTTTGTGGGCTTTGACGTCATTGCAGCCTCCAGTGAAGAGGCCAGGAACCCACagagggctgtccccagggccatcGCTTTCTCCTTGGGGCTGGCCACCGGTGCCTATATCCTGGTGTCAGTTGTGCTGACACTGATGGTGCCCTGGCACACGCTGGACCCTGACTCTGCCCTGGCTGATGCATTCTACAGGAGGGGCTATGCCTGGGCAGGGTTTCTGGTGGCTGCTGGCTCCATCTGTG CAATGAACACAGTTCTGCTGAGCAACCTCTTCTCCCTGCCACGCATCGTCTACGCCATGGCCGAGGATGGGCTCTTCTTTCAGGTCTTCTCCCGAGTGCACCCCCGCACACAGGTGCCCGTGGTGGGCATCGTGGTCTTTGGGCTGCTTatggccctgctggcccttgTCTTCGACCTGGAGGCCCTGGTGCAGTTCCTGTCCATCGGCACTCTGCTGGCCTACACCTTCGTGGCTGCCAGCATCATCGTGCTGCgcttccagcagcacaagggggaTGTCCCCGCCGCGGGGGCTGGCGGCCGGCCCAGCGCTGAGCCCCACGAGGGCCTGGCCGGCGGCGAGCTGAAGGAGTACGAGTCCTTCTCCGACAAGCTGAACCTGGTGGACAGGGACAAGGGCAAAGAGCAGcgggagccagggcagctgaaGGCAGCTTTTGAGCCCTACCTGGAGTTCCTCAGCGACTTCTACCCAGGTGAGGTGGTCACGGTGGCTGTGGTGACCTTGATGGTGTCTGCCATCTGCCTCTGCTCCGTCTTAGTGTTTGGCAACACCCACCTCCACCTGCCCACCTGGAGCTACTCCCTGCTGCTGGTCCTCTTCAGTCTGGGcttcctgctcagcctcctcctcatCTGGGCACacgagcagcagcacagcacccagacTTTCCAG aTCCCTCTggtgcccctgtccccagcgcTGAGCATCATCCTCAACATCTACCTGATGCTGAAGCTCAGTTACATGACGTGGCTCCGCTTTGCCATCTGGCTGCTCTTGG GCTTGCTCGTCTACTTTGGCTACGGCATCTGGCACAGCAAGGAGAACCTGCGGGAGCCGCGGGCCCAGCGTGTCAGCGCGCGCTACGTGGTGTTCCCGGggggcagcctggaggagcGGGTGCAGGCggtccagcccagctgccagcctgccGCCGGGCTGCCGGACACCGACACGGATGATGGCAAGAGATGA